A single window of Pygocentrus nattereri isolate fPygNat1 chromosome 24, fPygNat1.pri, whole genome shotgun sequence DNA harbors:
- the gdap1 gene encoding ganglioside-induced differentiation-associated protein 1: protein MLKMATVSSNEAQDEKEMLLKKEEGLEMLAEPESTKKKECKLVLYHWTQSFNSQKVRLAIAEKGLKCEEYDVSLPLSEHNEPWFMRLSPTGEVPVLVHDDQIICEPTQILDYLEQTFQDEKTPRLIPELGSTYYHRVQHYRELLDSLPMDAYTHGCILHPEITVDSHIPAYATTRIRAQIGSMESELKKLAQDNPELKDAYIAKQRRLKTKLFDHDNVKFLKKILDELENVMDQVETELQRRAEETPEEGSQQAWLCGEFFSMADVSLAVTLHRLKFLGLSRRYWGNGARVNLETYYERVLDRPTFRRVLGHVNNILISAVLPTAFRVAKKRAPSFIGMTVLIGMLGGATYFAFHYFKRRLLVS, encoded by the exons ATGCTCAAAATGGCGACTGTAAGCAGCAATGAAGCTCAGGACGAGAAAGAAATGCTGCTAAAGAAGGAAGAAGGGCTGGAGATGCTGGCAGAACCAGAGAGCACGAAAAAGAAAGAGTGCAAACTGGTTCTGTATCACTGGACTCAGTCTTTCAACTCGCAGAAG GTGAGGCTGGCGATTGCTGAGAAAGGTCTGAAATGTGAGGAGTATGACGTGAGTTTGCCGCTGAGTGAACATAACGAGCCCTGGTTCATGCGCCTGAGCCCCACGGGAGAGGTTCCTGTACTCGTCCACGATGACCAGATCATCTGTGAGCCCACCCAGATACTGGACTACCTGGAGCAGACCTTCCAGGATG AGAAGACTCCGAGATTGATCCCAGAGTTGGGCAGTACGTACTATCACAGAGTTCAGCACTACAGAGAACTGCTGGACTCGCTGCCGATGGACGCATACACTCATGGCTGCATCCTCCACCCAGAGATCACTGTGGACTCTCACATCCCGGCTTACGCCACCACACGCATACGTG CACAGATTGGTAGTATGGAGTCAGAACTGAAGAAACTGGCTCAAGACAATCCAGAGCTTAAAGACGCTTACATCGCAAAACAAAGACGCCTAAAA ACAAAGCTGTTTGACCATGATAATGTGAAGTTCCTGAAGAAGATTCTGGATGAGCTGGAGAACGTTATGGACCAGGTGGAGACAGAGCTgcagaggagagcagaggaaaCACCAG aggaggGCAGTCAGCAGGCCTGGTTGTGTGGGGAGTTTTTCAGCATGGCTGACGTTTCCCTTGCCGTCACTCTTCACCGGCTGAAGTTCTTGGGTCTGTCCCGCCGCTACTGGGGCAATGGCGCCCGAGTCAATCTGGAGACTTACTACGAACGAGTCCTTGACCGGCCCACTTTCCGCAGGGTTCTCGGACACGTCAATAACATCCTGATATCTGCTGTGCTGCCCACAGCATTCAGAGTGGCCAAGAAAAGAGCCCCGTCCTTTATAGGGATGACTGTACTGATCGGGATGCTGGGAGGTGCCACATATTTCGCTTTTCACTATTTCAAAAGGCGCCTGCTGGTGTCCTGA